In Hemitrygon akajei chromosome 12, sHemAka1.3, whole genome shotgun sequence, a single window of DNA contains:
- the LOC140736596 gene encoding regulator of G-protein signaling 21-like produces the protein MAIEVTLEEALLWSESVDNLLYHKAGQVVFRNFLRKEFSEENIDFWLACEAYRKINSPEKMASTAREIYSEFINVKAPKEINIDFITRENIAKGINEPTQSSFDAAQNIIYGLMAKDPYPRFLKSDNYLELINKKKNNQQK, from the exons ATGGCAATAGA GGTGACTCTTGAAGAGGCATTGCTGTGGTCTGAGTCTGTGGATAATTTACTTTACCACAAAG CTGGCCAGGTGGTTTTCAGAAACTTCCTCAGGAAAGAATTCAGTGAGGAGAACATTGACTTCTGGCTTGCCTGTGAGGCTTACAGGAAGATCAATTCTCCCGAGAAGATGGCTTCTACAGCCAGGGAAATTTACTCTGAATTCATAAATGTTAAGGCCCCTAAAGAG ATTAACATTGATTTTATAACACGGGAGAATATCGCCAAAGGCATCAATGAGCCCACACAGTCCAGCTTTGACGCAGCGCAGAATATCATTTATGGCCTGATGGCAAAGGACCCTTACCCCAGGTTCCTGAAATCAGACAACTACCTGGAGCTGATAAACAAGAAGAAAAACAACCAACAGAAGTGA